The sequence ACCACCAGAACAGTAGATGATTCCCTTTCATTGCTCTGGGGTTGGAAGTCCTTCAGCAACTAGCCGAAAGCCAATGCGAGGATCTGAAGTGAGCGCAGAAAAAGCTTCCTGAAATTTACAGGAAATCTGATCTGGAGGGCTGAACCAGCTACCTCCACGGGTGATATATCCTTGCACTGCCGAATTGGGAAGTTTGGCTTTTTCACTAGTCCATTCCGCAAGGTTACCCAGTACGTCAGAAAGGTTATGGGTATTGACAGGAAAGGAACCGACTGGAGCACTGACTGTGAAATTGTCGTTGCAAGGATGAGTGGGGTGGCTCCAACCAAAACTTGTAGCTGCGACTTCATCACTTACTGAAGCCCATTGGCAAGCTTGCTCAGCAGTTTTCCAGGGTTGAGTTTCTCTGGTTTTACAAACTTGTTGCCATTCTTTTGATGTCGGTAAGCGAAAGCGATATCGACCACTGTGTTGCTGGGTTAACCACTCACCAAATGCATGAGCTTCTTCCCAACTGACATAAGCGACTGGCTGCAATGGAGTGTCTAATGGCTGATTCCGGTAATTCCGACTCGAATGCGACTGCCGGAACCTCTGGAATTGTTGGTTGGTGATTTCATGTCTTCCCATCCAGAGAGGAGGAGGACAGGGATCCTGACCAGCTTCACAACTTGGATTGACATAAACAAAGATGATGGCTGTCAGTGGGTCAATCCAAGAATTTTTGGAGTCTTCAGGAACAGCCAAGTGAGGATCGGTTTGGAAGGTCCAAACCAGCCCAGCAATTGGCAGTAGGCCAACCACGAACAAGATCAGCCAGTTCAAGGGCTTCATGCTAAACCTGTCTCAGAGTTCAGGACTTTCAACAAGCGCTCATGCAGATTATCAAACTTTCCGTTACTCATGATGAGGATTACATCACCACTAGTCGCCGTAGTCTGTAAATGTTCTAAGATAGCTGAGATTTCCAGTGCATGGGCTGGAATCTGGCTGTTCAGGGCATGCACTATTGCCTGGGCGTCTAATCGTTCATTTATAGGGATTCGCTCTGCTCGATGCGGTGGGGCCAAGAGAACTTCGTCTGCCTGAGCTAAGGCGCTGACCAATTGTTCTTGGTGTATCCGCAGGACACTAGTGTTGCTTCTCGGTTCAAAGACCGCACGAAGGCGTTTTCCAGGATGCTTTTGCCGAAGAGCCCGAATAGTTTCTGCAACTGCCGTAGGGTGATGAGCAAAATCATCGTACACCCAGATGTCATTGATGGTTCCCCGCAATTCCTGACGTCGCTTCACACCCTGGAAGCTTGAAAAACCCTGCTGAATTTGTTCGGTACTAAGATGGTTATGCTGAGCCAGTAAAATGACAGCCGTGGCGTTCCGAATGTTGTGAATACCTGCCATTGGCAAGTTCCAGATTTGTTGAGAATTCTGACCAGCGCCTTCCAGCCGAAACTGAGAACCTGTTTCACAGATTTGAATATCCTCAATTCGGACATTACAGTCCGGTCCTAGCCCAAATGTTAACAAGGGACTGTAAATTTGTTCCAGTACAGGTTTGAGGTTGTCATCGTCACCGTTCGCAACCACGAGTCCATTGCCTGGAACCAGACGTAGAAGCCAGCGGAAGCTTTGCTGTATTTGTTCGAGGGACACAAAAATATCAGCATGATCAAATTCCAAGTTGTTTAGTACCAACTGATCAGGCAGGTAGTGGAAAAATTTGGAGCGTTTGTCAAAAAAGGCTGTGTCGTATTCATCTCCTTCGGTGATAAAGAAGTCTCCACTGCCATCGGCACAACTAGTCTTCAAATTTTCAGCAATCCCACCAATCAGAAATCCTGGATTCATACCGGCGTTGGCAAAGATCCAAGCGAGTAGTGAAGTTGTAGTGGTTTTGCCATGTGTGCCAGTGACGACCAAAGAAGTTCGACCACGAATGAAGAATTCCTTCAGCAATTCTGCCATTGAAATATAAGGAATACGTTGGGCCAAGGCCGCTTCAACTTCTGGGTTGCCACGCGAGAGCGCATTGCCCAATACAACCAAGTCTGGTTGTGGTTCCAGATTCGCTAGAGAAAAGCCTTCATGAACTGGAATACTATGCTCTCTTAGGAAATCACTCATCGGTGGGTATACATTTTGGTCTGAGCCAGTGATGTGGTATCCACGTTTTTGGAGTAGTACTGCGAGAGAACCCATGGCAGTGCCACAAATTCCACTAAAATGAATATGGTTGAGAGAGGTTTGCTTGTGAATCATGAGTGAGTTACAAACAGGGCAATGAAATGAGGTTTTGATCTTGGATGGTCCTAGGTCAATATATGAAAGTAAAGGAGTGATAGAACTTTTGAAAGATACTGTGTGGTTGGCTGATGAGCAAGTTGGTCAATTTATGTCAGTTGCAATTTTCTTTCAAAGATGCCGAATATTTTCTTCAATTTCCGAGAGGAGCATGAACTGGCAGAGCTAAGATGAATTATCACCTACGTGTCGGAAATACTGAATGTAATCGTCTGACATGCCATACCCCTTGCAACAAATTTAGGGGAACTGGAAGTGCAAAATCAGATGGTTTTTGGAGGAAGCAATGAATTTTGCCGTAGTCCAAGATTTGGACTCAAAGCAGAGAAACTGGCTGGCAGAAGTAATGGTTGGTATCATCACGATTGATGGTAAAGTAGATGATGCAGAACTTCCCTACCTGCAGAAGGCAATGGAGTTGGTTGAGAGCCAGGAACTCAAAGAGAAACTACTTTCGGTGGCTAGGTTAGAAAGGAAAGTTCGAGTCCATTCAATTCAGCTGGATGGAGAACTAGCGTTTGAGATACTAAAGCTACTGGCCGGCATCATGATTGTAGATGGTCGTCTACTTCCCAGTGAAATAAATTTCTTTTATGAGGTCGGCCATCGACTTGGCTTACCAGATCAAGCTCTTGAGAAACTCTGGAAAACCGCAAGGCGTGAGATGGAAGATCGTTGTCCTCGAGCCGTTGCAAGGCTGGGTGAGGAAGCACGGGTTGTTGCTCTCCAGCAGATCAACTTGGAACGTGCAACATTTCGCTATCATCGTCCGGTGGTTAAGGGTGCACATGGTTCATTGAGCCTGCAGCAGCTCCCAGATGCAGATCCAGATATTGAAAAGGATTGGTACTCGTCTCTGAGTGGCAGGGTGATTAGTACACACCAGCATG is a genomic window of SAR324 cluster bacterium containing:
- a CDS encoding SUMF1/EgtB/PvdO family nonheme iron enzyme, producing the protein MKPLNWLILFVVGLLPIAGLVWTFQTDPHLAVPEDSKNSWIDPLTAIIFVYVNPSCEAGQDPCPPPLWMGRHEITNQQFQRFRQSHSSRNYRNQPLDTPLQPVAYVSWEEAHAFGEWLTQQHSGRYRFRLPTSKEWQQVCKTRETQPWKTAEQACQWASVSDEVAATSFGWSHPTHPCNDNFTVSAPVGSFPVNTHNLSDVLGNLAEWTSEKAKLPNSAVQGYITRGGSWFSPPDQISCKFQEAFSALTSDPRIGFRLVAEGLPTPEQ
- the mpl gene encoding UDP-N-acetylmuramate:L-alanyl-gamma-D-glutamyl-meso-diaminopimelate ligase, which encodes MIHKQTSLNHIHFSGICGTAMGSLAVLLQKRGYHITGSDQNVYPPMSDFLREHSIPVHEGFSLANLEPQPDLVVLGNALSRGNPEVEAALAQRIPYISMAELLKEFFIRGRTSLVVTGTHGKTTTTSLLAWIFANAGMNPGFLIGGIAENLKTSCADGSGDFFITEGDEYDTAFFDKRSKFFHYLPDQLVLNNLEFDHADIFVSLEQIQQSFRWLLRLVPGNGLVVANGDDDNLKPVLEQIYSPLLTFGLGPDCNVRIEDIQICETGSQFRLEGAGQNSQQIWNLPMAGIHNIRNATAVILLAQHNHLSTEQIQQGFSSFQGVKRRQELRGTINDIWVYDDFAHHPTAVAETIRALRQKHPGKRLRAVFEPRSNTSVLRIHQEQLVSALAQADEVLLAPPHRAERIPINERLDAQAIVHALNSQIPAHALEISAILEHLQTTATSGDVILIMSNGKFDNLHERLLKVLNSETGLA